The Hypnocyclicus thermotrophus genomic sequence TTTCAAATCCGAAAATTCCATCTTTAAAAATTACTATATCATCTTCTAATATTTCTATTTCTCCAAATCTTGAAGTATTTAGCTTCATATATTCCTCCTATATTTTTGTATCAATTTTATTATCATATGTAGTTATTTCAACTTTTGGATATCTATCTACTCCAATATTTAATGTTCCTTTTTTACTATTAATATTTAAATTTTTTTTAACATTCAAATCAATTTTATAAGGTTTATAATTTATATTTACATATCCTTTTTTTACTCTAATTCGAATAGGTTCTTTTGGAAAATATCCTACATTTATCTCTTTTTTACCATTTCTATAAAGTTTTTCAAGAGATATATTTGCAATAGCATTTTTTTCGTTATTTTCTATTTTCATCATTCTATCGCCATCTTGAACATATTCACTAATTGCTTG encodes the following:
- a CDS encoding DUF6470 family protein, which produces MSKMIQINTINSNIRISSTRPQMKIRGQDATMNLRKTKAKFNIKTKSDTVEIHNYPADKQLYRKNPVDLQKDISNYSLQKGNQAISEYVQDGDRMMKIENNEKNAIANISLEKLYRNGKKEINVGYFPKEPIRIRVKKGYVNINYKPYKIDLNVKKNLNINSKKGTLNIGVDRYPKVEITTYDNKIDTKI